One segment of Tamlana crocina DNA contains the following:
- a CDS encoding virulence RhuM family protein codes for MSSNKPIKPSDELSEFILYTAPSGEVRIEIYVQNETVWLTQQKIADLFGVDRTVVTKHLKNIYIEGELEKNATSAKYAQVQKEGEREVKRNIEFYNLDAIISVGYRVNSTKATQFRIWATKTLKEYIIKGFAIDDERLKQGKTVFGKDYFRELLERVRSIRASERRIYQQVTDIFAECSIDYDPQSPITKKFYATVQNKFHFAITGKTAAEIIYLKADSNKENMGLTTWKNAPDGRILKSDTSIAKNYLQEKEIKQLERTVTGYFDYIEGLIERENTFTMEQLALSVNKFLAFNEYKVLEGLGKKSKKQAENKAYSEYDKFNKTQKIESDFDKMVKGLKKGKKSKDD; via the coding sequence ATGTCAAGTAATAAGCCCATAAAACCAAGTGATGAACTAAGCGAGTTTATTTTATACACCGCACCGAGTGGTGAGGTACGTATCGAAATATACGTTCAAAATGAAACCGTTTGGTTAACGCAACAGAAAATAGCCGATTTATTTGGAGTAGATAGAACCGTAGTAACCAAGCACCTTAAAAATATTTATATAGAAGGTGAGTTAGAAAAAAACGCAACAAGTGCAAAATATGCACAAGTTCAAAAAGAGGGAGAAAGAGAGGTAAAACGGAATATTGAGTTTTATAACCTTGATGCTATCATTTCTGTAGGATACAGGGTTAATTCTACCAAGGCAACACAATTTCGTATTTGGGCTACCAAAACCTTAAAGGAATACATAATTAAAGGTTTTGCCATAGATGATGAACGCCTAAAACAAGGTAAAACTGTTTTTGGTAAAGATTATTTCAGGGAGTTATTGGAGCGTGTTCGTTCCATACGTGCCAGCGAACGCAGAATATACCAACAAGTAACCGATATTTTTGCCGAATGTAGTATTGATTACGACCCACAATCGCCCATCACGAAAAAATTCTATGCTACGGTTCAAAATAAATTTCACTTTGCCATTACTGGCAAAACAGCAGCCGAAATTATTTATTTAAAAGCCGACAGTAATAAAGAAAATATGGGTTTAACCACTTGGAAAAATGCACCTGATGGTAGAATCTTAAAATCTGACACAAGTATTGCAAAAAATTACCTGCAAGAAAAAGAAATCAAACAATTGGAGCGTACCGTAACAGGGTATTTTGATTACATAGAAGGCTTAATAGAAAGAGAAAACACCTTTACTATGGAGCAATTGGCATTAAGTGTCAATAAGTTCTTAGCATTTAACGAATATAAAGTGTTGGAAGGCTTAGGGAAGAAATCAAAGAAGCAAGCCGAAAACAAAGCCTATTCAGAATACGACAAGTTTAACAAAACCCAAAAAATAGAATCTGATTTTGATAAAATGGTAAAGGGATTAAAAAAAGGAAAGAAATCAAAAGACGATTAA
- a CDS encoding class I SAM-dependent DNA methyltransferase, which yields MTQTQHNAIVNFIWSIADDVLRDVYTRGKYRDIILPFTVLRRLDAILEPTKDKVLEMHQKLNEMKIDNQSAQLRKTSGYVFYNTSNYTFKRLLNEPGNIRQNLETYLDGFSSNVQDIISKFKLRNQLETLEEGNITFPLIEKFCSSTINLSPNPITDKDGNIVIEGLTNLGMGYVFEELIRKFNEENNEEAGEHFTPREIIKLMTHLIFEPLKGKIKDGTYLIYDPACGSGGMLTEAEKFAKEINSKATFHLYGQEVSPETYAICKADMLIKDEDPEKIAFGSTLSKDGFPNLQFDFMLSNPPYGKTWKVDKDAILDKKDIIDPRFSVGVPRQSDGQLLFLMNMISKLKTGTPLGSKIATIHNGSALFTGDAGRGESEIRKDIIERDLIDAVIALPESLFYNTDQNTYLLLLSNKKEEHRQNKIQLINAQHLYSKLIKPLGKKRYELLEEHIQFIIKEYFNYENNEVTKIINKDDFGHQEITFYNYLEDDNGKPISDKKGNLKLDKETKSVEYLALNEDVTEFMKNDILPYQPKAVVDEKATKIGYKISFLKYFHQEKKPKDLNLLVDEILTLEKLSADHLEKIINI from the coding sequence ATGACACAAACACAACATAACGCTATCGTAAATTTCATTTGGAGTATTGCAGATGACGTTTTACGTGATGTATATACAAGGGGTAAATACAGAGATATAATTCTACCATTTACGGTATTAAGAAGGTTAGATGCTATTCTGGAGCCTACTAAAGACAAAGTACTGGAAATGCACCAAAAGCTAAACGAAATGAAGATTGACAACCAATCTGCTCAACTTCGTAAAACAAGCGGTTATGTGTTTTACAATACTTCTAACTATACGTTTAAGAGATTATTAAACGAACCAGGTAATATCCGTCAGAATTTAGAAACCTACTTAGATGGCTTTAGTAGTAATGTGCAGGATATTATTAGCAAGTTCAAACTTCGCAATCAATTAGAAACATTAGAAGAAGGCAATATTACCTTTCCTTTAATTGAAAAATTTTGTTCCAGTACCATTAATCTTAGTCCTAACCCAATAACAGACAAAGATGGTAACATCGTAATAGAAGGTTTAACCAATTTGGGTATGGGGTATGTGTTTGAAGAACTGATACGAAAGTTCAATGAAGAAAACAATGAAGAAGCAGGAGAACACTTTACGCCAAGAGAAATTATAAAGCTAATGACCCACTTAATTTTTGAGCCTTTAAAAGGAAAAATTAAGGACGGTACATATTTAATTTATGACCCTGCTTGTGGTTCGGGTGGTATGCTTACAGAGGCTGAGAAATTTGCGAAGGAGATAAATTCTAAAGCTACTTTTCATTTATACGGTCAAGAGGTTAGTCCTGAGACTTATGCTATATGTAAGGCGGATATGCTCATCAAAGATGAAGACCCAGAAAAAATAGCTTTTGGTTCTACATTAAGTAAAGATGGTTTTCCAAATCTACAGTTCGACTTTATGCTTAGTAATCCGCCTTATGGTAAAACGTGGAAGGTAGATAAAGACGCTATTCTCGACAAAAAAGACATTATAGACCCTCGTTTTTCTGTAGGAGTTCCACGTCAATCAGATGGTCAACTTCTTTTTTTGATGAATATGATTTCTAAATTAAAGACAGGTACACCTTTAGGTAGTAAAATAGCTACTATTCATAATGGTTCTGCTTTATTTACTGGTGATGCAGGTAGAGGTGAGAGTGAAATTAGAAAAGATATAATAGAAAGGGATTTAATTGATGCAGTGATAGCATTACCAGAATCTCTTTTTTACAACACAGACCAAAATACATATTTATTGCTACTGTCAAATAAGAAAGAAGAACACCGCCAAAATAAAATACAACTTATAAATGCTCAACATTTATATTCTAAGTTAATTAAACCATTAGGAAAAAAGCGTTATGAGCTTTTAGAGGAACATATACAATTTATAATAAAGGAATATTTTAATTACGAGAATAATGAAGTTACCAAGATTATAAATAAAGATGATTTTGGACATCAAGAGATAACATTTTACAATTATTTAGAAGATGATAATGGTAAACCTATTTCCGATAAAAAAGGGAATTTAAAATTAGATAAGGAAACAAAAAGTGTTGAGTATTTGGCTTTAAATGAAGATGTAACAGAGTTTATGAAAAATGACATACTTCCATACCAACCTAAAGCAGTAGTTGATGAAAAAGCAACTAAAATTGGTTATAAAATTAGTTTTCTCAAGTATTTTCATCAGGAAAAGAAACCAAAAGATTTAAACCTTTTAGTAGATGAAATCCTCACTTTAGAAAAACTTTCAGCAGACCATTTAGAAAAAATAATAAACATATAG
- a CDS encoding helix-turn-helix transcriptional regulator has product MKLGNRIKELRESQGLLQRQLSAQLEIDTPMFSKIERGERRAKREQVLKIAELLKVDEQELLALWLADQILEITTDEQQALQALKMAEKDIKNKFSNNQ; this is encoded by the coding sequence ATGAAATTAGGTAATCGCATTAAAGAGTTGAGAGAAAGCCAAGGTTTATTACAACGGCAACTCTCGGCACAGTTAGAAATTGACACACCTATGTTTAGCAAGATTGAACGTGGAGAACGCAGAGCTAAACGGGAACAAGTGCTTAAAATAGCGGAGTTGTTAAAGGTAGATGAACAGGAATTATTAGCGTTGTGGTTAGCAGACCAAATTTTAGAAATAACCACAGATGAACAACAAGCATTGCAAGCCTTAAAAATGGCAGAAAAAGACATTAAAAATAAGTTTTCAAACAATCAATAA
- a CDS encoding DUF3987 domain-containing protein, translated as MEKKTFNPLEWMDNSNQQQQHTEQNYQPVTDDNSEVEKVIQNIEANHIDIAPNYNDWINIGFAFADEFGESGRSLFHRVSQYYSGYNTKECDKQFDNCLKSKGQGVSLKTFFFLAKQAGVSIVTQFNEQYNAKSSNHKSSKATPVQEYQEEEPIKEVMPTFPKSLYPELPEYLQQVVDVATSDEERDILLLGSLVAISACFPKLYGIYDGKKVFSNLFLFITAQASAGKGRLVHCRQLVNPIHKELREEAKLHKQHFELEMAEYNANKGKVEGVEKPAKPPEKMLFIPANNSSTGAYQLLGDSDGKGLIFETEGDTLAHAFKSDYGNYSDGFRKAFHHETISYYRRTDREFVDIESPCLSTVLSGTPKQVSALIPSAENGLFSRFIFYFMNVKPVWKNVFASTTDNGLDDYFENLGNQFYELYKLLKSNGDFQFYLTADQQEQFNQFFSEIQVKYLNLQGMDYMATIRRLGLIAFRFCMLFSALRILETGDTSNKLICEERDFQTALAMIKVLVKHSSKVFGELPQEETKPTRMNRKEKFLYALPRNFNRQKYLEVAKKLNIPAKTAEGYITGFIKSNLIHREQQDNYINLSIEENEDVEEIKD; from the coding sequence ATGGAAAAGAAAACATTTAATCCGTTGGAATGGATGGATAATTCAAACCAACAACAGCAACATACGGAACAGAACTACCAACCAGTTACAGACGATAATTCAGAAGTTGAAAAAGTCATTCAGAATATAGAAGCTAATCATATTGATATTGCTCCCAATTACAACGATTGGATAAATATCGGTTTCGCTTTTGCTGATGAATTTGGAGAGTCTGGAAGAAGCCTATTCCATAGAGTAAGCCAATATTATTCAGGTTACAACACTAAAGAATGTGATAAGCAATTTGATAATTGCCTAAAGTCAAAAGGTCAAGGTGTTTCATTGAAAACCTTTTTCTTTCTTGCCAAGCAAGCAGGCGTTTCAATTGTAACACAATTCAATGAACAATATAACGCTAAAAGTAGCAATCACAAATCATCAAAGGCTACACCAGTACAAGAATACCAGGAAGAAGAACCGATTAAGGAAGTAATGCCAACATTCCCTAAATCCTTATATCCTGAGCTTCCCGAATACTTACAACAAGTGGTTGATGTAGCTACATCAGACGAAGAAAGAGATATTTTACTCTTAGGCTCATTAGTGGCTATTAGTGCGTGTTTCCCAAAACTATACGGTATTTATGACGGTAAGAAAGTATTCTCCAATCTATTTCTATTCATTACAGCACAAGCATCCGCAGGTAAAGGGCGTTTGGTGCATTGTCGTCAATTGGTAAATCCTATTCACAAGGAATTACGAGAAGAAGCCAAATTGCACAAGCAACATTTTGAATTAGAAATGGCGGAGTATAACGCTAATAAAGGCAAAGTTGAAGGGGTTGAAAAACCAGCCAAACCACCTGAAAAAATGCTCTTTATTCCTGCAAACAATAGTTCTACAGGTGCATACCAATTATTGGGTGATAGTGATGGTAAAGGGTTGATTTTTGAAACCGAAGGAGATACTTTGGCACACGCCTTTAAAAGCGATTACGGAAATTATAGTGATGGTTTCAGAAAAGCATTCCACCACGAAACTATTTCCTATTACCGCAGAACCGACCGTGAGTTTGTAGATATTGAAAGTCCTTGTCTTTCAACCGTCCTTTCAGGTACGCCAAAACAAGTTTCGGCTTTAATACCAAGTGCAGAAAACGGCTTGTTCAGCCGCTTTATATTCTACTTTATGAATGTTAAGCCTGTTTGGAAAAACGTATTTGCAAGCACTACTGATAACGGATTAGATGATTACTTTGAGAATTTAGGCAACCAGTTCTACGAACTGTATAAGTTACTCAAAAGCAATGGTGATTTTCAGTTTTACTTAACCGCAGACCAACAAGAGCAATTCAATCAGTTCTTTAGTGAGATACAAGTAAAATACCTCAATCTACAAGGGATGGACTATATGGCTACCATTAGAAGATTAGGGCTAATTGCATTCCGTTTCTGTATGCTCTTTTCAGCGTTAAGGATATTAGAAACTGGAGATACTTCAAATAAACTCATTTGTGAGGAAAGAGATTTTCAAACTGCATTGGCTATGATTAAAGTATTGGTAAAACATTCCAGTAAAGTATTTGGTGAGCTTCCACAAGAAGAAACCAAACCTACCCGAATGAACCGTAAAGAGAAATTCCTATACGCTTTACCAAGGAACTTTAACCGTCAGAAGTATTTGGAAGTAGCCAAAAAACTAAACATTCCTGCAAAAACAGCCGAAGGCTATATCACTGGTTTTATAAAGTCCAACCTCATTCACCGTGAGCAACAGGACAACTATATAAACCTATCTATTGAGGAAAATGAGGATGTTGAGGAAATCAAGGATTAA
- a CDS encoding BT4734/BF3469 family protein: MDVNREAILSKTHYGLNIYAYVLRQYYPGETVLSLSGRDCKPTKNPFNAGKPTLWVKVVDNCAVHTDSEEAIADGNVFDFAALHFKLSGQELLDKLNEELHLRIGQKNGFYNQEEVIFTEPEPEIIKPKPPVFSYYKKPVTNVAPTKEITLIEVYNLIQGNEFATCTSTLRNIQDVKEARKYKAFNFDYVTFSGAFSKRNDKNLKKHSGLLTIDFDHISNISTLKEELLKDEYFETELLFTSPSGDGLKWVIPIELTKVKHQDNFKAVANYIQHTYSLEVDGSGKDISRACFLPHDPNVFINPKYL; this comes from the coding sequence ATGGACGTAAATAGAGAAGCCATATTAAGCAAAACACATTACGGCCTAAATATTTATGCCTATGTGTTAAGACAGTACTATCCGGGCGAAACAGTTCTTTCCCTTTCGGGAAGGGACTGCAAACCCACTAAAAACCCATTTAATGCAGGCAAGCCTACATTATGGGTTAAGGTAGTAGATAATTGTGCGGTGCATACCGATAGCGAAGAAGCTATTGCAGACGGCAATGTATTTGATTTTGCAGCACTACATTTTAAGCTTTCTGGTCAGGAATTACTGGATAAGCTAAATGAAGAATTGCATTTGCGTATTGGTCAGAAAAACGGTTTTTACAATCAGGAGGAAGTAATATTTACAGAACCTGAACCCGAAATTATAAAACCAAAACCACCAGTATTCAGCTATTACAAAAAGCCTGTTACCAATGTAGCACCTACAAAAGAGATAACCTTGATAGAAGTTTACAACCTCATCCAAGGCAATGAATTTGCTACGTGTACAAGTACACTTCGCAATATTCAAGATGTAAAGGAAGCCCGAAAATACAAGGCGTTTAATTTCGATTATGTCACCTTCTCAGGTGCGTTTTCAAAACGAAATGATAAAAACCTCAAAAAGCATTCAGGACTTCTAACGATTGACTTTGACCACATCAGTAATATTTCCACACTAAAAGAAGAACTTCTTAAAGATGAATATTTTGAAACCGAGCTTCTTTTTACATCCCCTTCGGGTGATGGGTTAAAATGGGTTATTCCAATTGAATTAACCAAAGTCAAACATCAAGATAATTTCAAGGCGGTTGCCAATTACATCCAACATACATACAGCTTGGAAGTAGATGGTTCAGGTAAAGACATTTCAAGAGCCTGTTTTTTACCTCACGACCCCAATGTATTTATCAATCCAAAATATTTATAG
- a CDS encoding helix-turn-helix domain-containing protein, translating to MTEIIDLLVALSQEVRDLRTRIELLNATKVEYLKNAWVDNQDVMQMLHISPRTLQTFRTNGTIPYSKISGKFYYKVADIEELLQANYYNPNFKCDGRK from the coding sequence ATGACTGAAATAATCGATTTATTGGTGGCACTCTCTCAGGAAGTTAGAGACCTAAGAACACGTATTGAATTGCTTAATGCAACAAAGGTTGAATACCTTAAAAATGCGTGGGTAGACAATCAGGATGTTATGCAGATGCTACACATTAGTCCACGCACTTTGCAAACATTCCGAACCAACGGCACAATTCCATATAGTAAAATAAGCGGGAAGTTTTACTACAAGGTAGCCGATATTGAGGAGCTTTTACAGGCTAACTATTACAACCCAAACTTCAAGTGTGATGGACGTAAATAG
- a CDS encoding helix-turn-helix domain-containing protein — protein MEEILKRLEIIEKHVLDQNLILKNVLNFNEACQYLELSQSHLYKLTSAGSIPHYKPNGKKLYFNREELDQWLLRNRNATTDEIEQRAADYLIKKGRVKL, from the coding sequence ATGGAAGAGATTTTAAAAAGACTTGAAATTATCGAGAAACACGTATTAGACCAAAATCTAATACTAAAGAATGTACTCAACTTCAACGAAGCTTGTCAGTACTTGGAATTATCGCAATCTCACTTGTATAAACTCACAAGTGCGGGAAGCATTCCACATTACAAACCCAACGGTAAAAAACTCTATTTCAACCGTGAGGAATTAGACCAATGGCTATTGCGTAACCGCAATGCCACTACTGATGAAATCGAACAGAGAGCAGCTGATTATCTAATCAAAAAAGGGAGGGTAAAGCTATGA
- a CDS encoding DUF6617 family protein, with protein sequence MSKQNNTLDKILDYELRPWLAQNSMDDVFASKFRSLKEYTPQQPLQFEIEFFRPFDNKTKYYSRLILNTVKSDFDTIYQTIDEDRNENLIRYYLNDTLNKRLKTRLKDLGELLKKKDYALAYINPKNTSHQLDQVHKANTYIMQLLKLGYMQLYLEIQEAFKDWVDDVFIMEDFYTQLLNEPIPEQIHIRKLQVIEVTPVPVRKPQPKTTDKTIPFNSFTYKQYNTAPDKLIDLWDSLKLNNFISADTPLATFKKVFSGTEINTPITWTGNISELFYFVKRIHKDLQLVEDLKQKQWQVTCNCFVDENGEPFDRSKFRSLKRPNLTGDKIDNAVNLLK encoded by the coding sequence ATGAGTAAGCAAAACAACACCTTAGATAAAATCCTTGATTATGAGTTAAGACCTTGGCTTGCTCAAAATAGTATGGATGATGTATTTGCTTCAAAATTCAGAAGTTTAAAGGAATACACACCTCAACAGCCTTTACAGTTTGAAATTGAATTTTTCAGACCATTTGACAATAAAACCAAATACTATTCAAGGCTTATTCTGAATACCGTTAAATCTGATTTCGATACGATATACCAAACCATTGATGAAGATAGAAACGAGAACCTAATCCGCTACTATCTTAATGACACCCTCAATAAGAGACTAAAAACACGCTTGAAAGACCTTGGAGAACTTTTAAAGAAAAAGGATTATGCACTTGCGTACATAAATCCAAAAAACACCTCGCATCAGTTAGACCAGGTACATAAAGCAAACACCTATATTATGCAGTTGCTCAAACTTGGCTATATGCAGCTGTATTTAGAAATTCAGGAGGCTTTTAAAGATTGGGTTGATGATGTGTTTATTATGGAGGACTTCTACACCCAATTATTAAATGAACCTATTCCCGAACAAATTCACATCAGGAAACTACAAGTTATAGAGGTTACTCCCGTACCAGTAAGGAAGCCTCAACCAAAAACAACGGACAAAACCATTCCATTCAATTCTTTCACTTACAAACAGTACAACACCGCTCCTGATAAACTTATTGATTTATGGGATAGCTTAAAGCTCAACAATTTTATTAGTGCTGATACTCCATTGGCAACTTTCAAAAAAGTATTCTCAGGAACAGAAATTAATACACCTATTACTTGGACAGGAAATATCAGTGAGCTTTTTTACTTCGTAAAACGCATTCACAAAGATTTACAACTGGTTGAAGATTTAAAGCAAAAGCAATGGCAAGTGACTTGCAATTGTTTTGTTGATGAAAACGGAGAACCGTTCGACCGTTCAAAATTCAGGTCATTAAAACGCCCAAATCTTACAGGTGATAAAATAGATAATGCCGTAAACCTATTAAAATAG
- a CDS encoding site-specific integrase yields the protein MDYYHKGKRKTEYLKLYLDPNAKTKDEKEVNKKTLQLAETIRAQRQIEIQNGVYGFRDNEKLKASFTNYVQLLTDKRKDSSGNYGNWDSMLKHLQSYIPMDITFAEVDRKFVQGFKEYLDKDAKTKSNQNLSQNSKYSYFNKLRAALKQAVKDGIIPTNPSEGVDAFKQGEPQREFLTLEELQAAVQAECEIPLMKTAFIFSCLTGLRWSDVNKLLWSEVQHSNEMGYYIRFRQKKTKGAETLPISEQAFGLLGERQDKDERVFKGLRYSAWHNLKLQQWMMRAGISKTITFHCARHTYATLQLSAGTDIYTVSKLLGHRELKTTQIYAKVIDQQKKEAANRIKLDL from the coding sequence TTGGACTACTACCACAAAGGCAAACGTAAAACAGAGTATTTAAAACTCTATTTAGACCCTAATGCCAAAACCAAGGATGAAAAGGAAGTCAATAAAAAAACGCTTCAATTAGCTGAGACAATCAGAGCACAGCGACAAATCGAAATCCAAAACGGTGTTTATGGCTTCCGTGACAATGAGAAATTAAAAGCCAGTTTTACCAACTACGTTCAGCTTCTTACCGATAAGCGAAAAGACAGTTCAGGTAATTACGGAAATTGGGATAGTATGCTAAAGCATTTGCAATCCTATATTCCTATGGACATCACCTTTGCGGAAGTTGATAGAAAGTTTGTCCAGGGCTTTAAAGAATATCTTGATAAAGATGCCAAAACAAAGAGTAACCAGAACTTATCTCAAAATTCAAAGTACTCCTATTTCAACAAATTAAGAGCTGCATTAAAACAAGCTGTTAAAGATGGTATCATTCCAACCAATCCTTCTGAAGGTGTAGATGCATTCAAACAAGGAGAACCTCAGCGAGAGTTTCTAACGCTTGAAGAATTGCAAGCTGCGGTACAAGCGGAATGTGAAATTCCACTAATGAAAACAGCATTTATATTTTCTTGTCTTACCGGATTGCGTTGGTCAGATGTAAATAAGTTGCTTTGGTCAGAAGTTCAGCATTCAAATGAAATGGGTTACTATATCCGTTTCAGACAAAAGAAAACCAAAGGAGCGGAAACCCTTCCTATTTCAGAACAAGCCTTCGGCTTGCTCGGTGAACGTCAGGATAAGGACGAAAGAGTATTTAAAGGATTACGTTATTCAGCTTGGCACAACTTAAAGTTGCAGCAATGGATGATGAGAGCAGGAATTTCTAAGACAATAACCTTCCATTGTGCAAGACACACCTACGCTACACTACAGCTTTCCGCAGGAACAGACATTTACACGGTTTCAAAATTACTTGGTCATAGAGAATTGAAAACCACTCAGATTTATGCTAAGGTAATCGACCAACAAAAGAAAGAAGCCGCTAACAGAATTAAACTGGATTTATGA
- the mnmE gene encoding tRNA uridine-5-carboxymethylaminomethyl(34) synthesis GTPase MnmE, whose protein sequence is MINNDTIVALATPSGAGAIAVIRLSGSEAVDIAETCFRSIKKGKRLSQQKTHTIHLGHIVDGNKTVDEVLLSVFRNPNSYTGEDVVEVSCHGSSYIQQEIIQLFLRKGCKMASAGEFTLRAFLNGKLDLSQAEAVADLISSDNEASHQIAMQQMRGGFSSEIAKLREELLNFASLIELELDFAEEDVEFADRSQFKDLVERIRFVLKRLIDSFAVGNVIKNGIPVAIVGEPNVGKSTLLNALLNEERAIVSDIAGTTRDTIEDEISIGGIGFRFIDTAGIRDTKDVVESIGIKKTFEKIDQAQVVIYLFDAADFKANSSKFKVEIEKIKNKYPQKPLLIIANKIDTLSESEVKSLDKDLAIISKTSEKSHGQLLSAKQNIGVEALKNNLLSFVNTGALRNNDTIITNSRHYDSLLKAFEEIDKVKQGLDTGLSGDLLAIDIRQALYHFGEITGEITNDDLLGNIFANFCIGK, encoded by the coding sequence ATGATAAATAATGATACCATTGTTGCTTTGGCAACACCTTCGGGAGCTGGTGCTATTGCTGTAATTCGCCTATCGGGCAGCGAAGCCGTTGATATTGCCGAAACGTGCTTTAGGTCCATAAAAAAAGGTAAGCGCCTTAGCCAACAAAAAACACATACCATCCATTTGGGGCACATTGTTGATGGAAACAAAACGGTAGACGAGGTGTTGTTGTCTGTTTTCAGAAACCCTAATTCGTACACAGGTGAAGATGTAGTTGAGGTGTCCTGTCATGGGTCGAGTTATATCCAACAAGAAATTATCCAATTGTTTTTACGGAAAGGCTGTAAAATGGCATCGGCGGGCGAATTTACTTTGCGTGCTTTTTTAAATGGTAAGTTAGATTTATCTCAAGCTGAAGCTGTTGCTGATTTAATATCTAGTGATAATGAGGCCTCTCATCAAATTGCCATGCAACAAATGCGCGGTGGGTTTTCTTCTGAAATTGCTAAGCTTAGAGAAGAACTTTTAAATTTTGCATCTCTAATTGAATTGGAATTAGATTTTGCAGAGGAAGACGTTGAGTTTGCTGATAGAAGTCAGTTTAAAGATTTAGTAGAACGTATCCGATTTGTTTTAAAGCGTTTGATTGATTCGTTTGCAGTTGGTAATGTTATAAAAAACGGAATTCCAGTGGCTATTGTAGGTGAGCCTAATGTAGGCAAGTCTACACTTTTAAATGCATTATTGAATGAAGAGCGCGCTATAGTTTCAGATATTGCTGGAACAACTCGTGATACTATTGAAGACGAAATTAGTATTGGAGGCATCGGTTTTAGATTTATTGACACTGCAGGAATAAGAGATACAAAAGATGTTGTTGAAAGTATAGGTATAAAAAAAACGTTTGAAAAAATAGATCAGGCTCAGGTAGTTATTTATTTATTTGATGCTGCAGACTTTAAAGCGAATAGCTCAAAATTTAAAGTTGAAATTGAAAAAATTAAAAATAAATATCCACAAAAGCCACTTTTAATCATAGCCAATAAAATTGATACGCTTTCTGAAAGCGAGGTTAAAAGTTTAGATAAAGACCTAGCTATTATTTCCAAAACAAGTGAAAAATCTCATGGGCAATTACTTTCAGCAAAACAGAACATAGGAGTAGAGGCGTTAAAAAATAATCTTTTAAGTTTTGTTAATACTGGTGCGCTTAGAAATAATGATACTATTATAACTAATTCTCGTCATTACGATTCTTTATTAAAAGCTTTTGAAGAAATTGATAAAGTAAAACAAGGTTTAGATACAGGTTTATCAGGAGATTTGCTGGCTATAGATATCCGTCAAGCTTTATATCATTTTGGTGAAATTACTGGCGAGATTACTAATGATGATTTGTTAGGTAATATTTTTGCTAATTTTTGTATCGGAAAGTAA